One Phreatobacter oligotrophus genomic window, CGTGCGCATGACTGGTTCTTATCCGAAGAGTGAGGTCCTTCCCGGACCACAGCGCCGGCGCCGATGGACGGTGACGGAGAAGCTGGAGATGGTCGCCGAGACCAATGAGCCGGGCTCGTCGGTGAGCCTGGTGGCCCGCCGTCACGGTGTATCGCCCAACCAGCTCTTCACCTGGCGGCGGCTTGCCGAGCAAGGCGCTCTGACGGCAACGCGGGCCGAGGAGGAG contains:
- a CDS encoding transposase, with product MTGSYPKSEVLPGPQRRRRWTVTEKLEMVAETNEPGSSVSLVARRHGVSPNQLFTWRRLAEQGALTATRAEEE